One genomic window of Solanum stenotomum isolate F172 chromosome 9, ASM1918654v1, whole genome shotgun sequence includes the following:
- the LOC125875673 gene encoding chloride channel protein CLC-f-like isoform X2, translated as MSGGEYGDHNILLRSTSSASEGDVESQSSPRRTNTRSIKDLLKRLDRGFSGRRSSDRDHHHSSSPSPSNRRGVSSTADEILGDSAPPEWAMLLVGCLLGLATGLCVAGFNRGVHVIHEWAWAGTPYDGAAWLRLQRLADTWHRILLIPVLGGVIVGMLHGLVGILDQITESSSTQGQGFDLIAGIFPTVKATQAAITLGTGCSLGPEGPSVDIGKSCAYGCSMMMENNRERRIALIAAGAAAGISSGFNAAVAGSFFAIETVLRPLRAENSPPFTTAMIILASVISSTVSNAVLGEKQAFTVPTYDMKSAAELPLYLILGMLCGVVSVVFTRLVSWFTNGFQFLKEKFGLSDVVCPALGGLGAGVIALRYPGVLYWGFTNVDEILHTGKTASAPGIGWLAQLVAAKVMATALCKGSGLVGGLYAPSLMIGAAVGAVFGGLAGELINSAIPGNAAIAQPQAYALVGMAATLASVCSVPLTSVLLLFELTKDYRILLPLMGAVGLAIWVPSVTDQPNETESSEAKFALKGYSILSPAADKNEGNGSRQSGERNNLELMVVGSHNSNESFDEGLILEDLKVSQAMSNDYLKVSPSQTVKEALECMHDCRQSCVLVVDGEGYLEGILTYGDVKRSLFKNHGDSSNKDLSVTDANTCLVSSICTRGISYRGQDCGLLTCYPDTDLAIAKQLMEAKGIKQLPVVKRGGEFRRERKRRVIALLHYDSVEETIRREVSHRKSVYQQNQEEKDKQIITNGH; from the exons ATGTCGGGAGGGGAGTACGGCGATCACAACATTTTGTTACGTTCTACTTCATCGGCGTCGGAAGGCGATGTGGAGAGCCAGTCGTCTCCGAGGAGAACGAATACAAGAAGCATTAAGGATCTATTGAAGCGGTTAGATCGAGGATTTTCTGGTCGGCGATCGTCGGATAGGGATCACCACCACTCCTCGTCGCCTTCGCCTTCTAATCGCCGCGGTGTTTCATCTACTGCGGATGAAATTCTAGGTGATAGTGCTCCGCCGGAATGGGCGATGTTGCTTGTTGGATGTCTCCTTGGCCTTGCTACTGGCCTTTGTGTTGCCGGGTTTAATCGAGGG GTACATGTAATACACGAGTGGGCATGGGCTGGTACTCCTTATGACGGTGCTGCTTGGCTTCGTTTGCAAAGGCTAGCTGATACTTGGCATCGGATACTTTTAATACCAGTTTTGGGTGGAGTCATTGTTGGCATGTTGCATGGTCTGGTCGGAATATTGGACCAAATAACAGAGTCTAGCTCTACTCAGGGACAAGGATTTGATTTGATTGCTGGAATCTTCCCTACAGTGAAGGCCACTCAAGCTGCTATAACTCTGGGCACTGGTTGTTCCTTGGGTCCTGAAGGCCCTAGTGTAGATATAGGGAAGTCATGTGCCTATGGATGTTCAATGATGATGGAAAACAACCGGGAAAGAAGAATAGCTCTCATTGCAGCTGGTGCAGCTGCTGGAATTTCTTCAG GTTTCAATGCAGCAGTAGCTGGCTCTTTCTTTGCGATTGAAACAGTTTTAAGACCACTCCGTGCTGAAAACTCACCCCCTTTTACAACTGCGATGATCATATTGGCTTCTGTTATATCATCAACTGTATCAAATGCAGTACTTGGGGAAAAACAGGCTTTCACAGTGCCCACGTATGATATGAAATCTGCTGCCG AGCTTCCATTGTATCTGATACTGGGGATGCTGTGTGGAGTAGTAAGTGTTGTTTTCACTCGATTGGTGTCCTGGTTCACCAACGGGTTTCAGTTCCTCAAGGAAAAATTTGGACTTTCTGATGTTGTCTGCCCTGCTTTGGGGGGTTTAGGAGCTGGTGTAATAGCTCTGAGATATCCTGGAGTTCTCTATTGGGGTTTCACTAATGTTGATGAAATCCTACATACTGGGAAAACTGCATCTGCACCTGGAATTGGATGGCTAGCTCAATTAGTTGCTGCAAAAGTCATGGCCACTGCTTTGTGCAAAGGGTCTGGCCTTGTTGGTGGATTGTATGCACCAAGCTTAATGATAGGTGCTGCTGTAGGTGCTGTATTTGGAGGGTTAGCCGGGGAACTAATTAATTCAGCTATTCCAGGGAATGCTGCTATTGCCCAGCCACAGGCATATGCACTG GTGGGGATGGCTGCTACACTAGCTTCAGTTTGCTCAGTGCCTTTGACGTCAGTGCTTTTATTGTTTGAGTTGACAAAAGATTATAGAATTTTGCTTCCTCTCATG GGTGCTGTTGGGCTGGCAATATGGGTGCCTTCCGTTACCGACCAGCCAAATGAAACGGAGTCATCAGAAGCCAAGTTCGCATTGAAAGGTTACTCTATTCTTTCACCAGCTGCTGACAAAAATGAAGGGAATGGTTCGAGGCAATCTGGTGAGAGAAATAACTTGGAACTAATGGTGGTTGGGAGTCATAACAGtaatgaatcatttgatgaaGGTCTCATTTTAGAAGATCTAAAG GTTTCTCAGGCCATGTCAAATGATTATTTGAAGGTCTCTCCGAGCCAAACTGTGAAAGAAGCATTAGAATGCATGCATGACTGCCGACAGAGTTGCGTTCTTGTGGTTGATGGTGAAGGTTACTTGGAAGGAATTTTAACATATGGTGATGTGAAAAGGAGTTTGTTTAAGAACCATGGAGATTCTTCCAACAAAGATTTATCAGTCACAGAT GCAAATACTTGTCTTGTGTCCTCTATATGCACAAGAGGGATAAGCTATCGTGGCCAAGATTGTGGACTCCTAACTTGTTATCCTGATACGGATCTAGCAATTGCAAAGCAACTAATGGAGGCCAAAGGAATTAAACAATTGCCTGTGGTCAAGCGTGGTGGAGAATTCAGAAGAGAAAGAAAGCGCAGAGTTATTGCTCTTCTGCATTATGATTCAGTAGAGGAGACGATCAG GCGTGAAGTGAGTCACCGGAAGTCGGTCTACCAGcagaatcaagaagaaaaagataagcAGATCATAACGAATGGCCATTAA
- the LOC125875673 gene encoding chloride channel protein CLC-f-like isoform X1, producing the protein MSGGEYGDHNILLRSTSSASEGDVESQSSPRRTNTRSIKDLLKRLDRGFSGRRSSDRDHHHSSSPSPSNRRGVSSTADEILGDSAPPEWAMLLVGCLLGLATGLCVAGFNRGVHVIHEWAWAGTPYDGAAWLRLQRLADTWHRILLIPVLGGVIVGMLHGLVGILDQITESSSTQGQGFDLIAGIFPTVKATQAAITLGTGCSLGPEGPSVDIGKSCAYGCSMMMENNRERRIALIAAGAAAGISSGFNAAVAGSFFAIETVLRPLRAENSPPFTTAMIILASVISSTVSNAVLGEKQAFTVPTYDMKSAAELPLYLILGMLCGVVSVVFTRLVSWFTNGFQFLKEKFGLSDVVCPALGGLGAGVIALRYPGVLYWGFTNVDEILHTGKTASAPGIGWLAQLVAAKVMATALCKGSGLVGGLYAPSLMIGAAVGAVFGGLAGELINSAIPGNAAIAQPQAYALVGMAATLASVCSVPLTSVLLLFELTKDYRILLPLMGAVGLAIWVPSVTDQPNETESSEAKFALKGYSILSPAADKNEGNGSRQSGERNNLELMVVGSHNSNESFDEGLILEDLKVSQAMSNDYLKVSPSQTVKEALECMHDCRQSCVLVVDGEGYLEGILTYGDVKRSLFKNHGDSSNKDLSVTDANTCLVSSICTRGISYRGQDCGLLTCYPDTDLAIAKQLMEAKGIKQLPVVKRGGEFRRERKRRVIALLHYDSVEETIRFCSFSMREVSHRKSVYQQNQEEKDKQIITNGH; encoded by the exons ATGTCGGGAGGGGAGTACGGCGATCACAACATTTTGTTACGTTCTACTTCATCGGCGTCGGAAGGCGATGTGGAGAGCCAGTCGTCTCCGAGGAGAACGAATACAAGAAGCATTAAGGATCTATTGAAGCGGTTAGATCGAGGATTTTCTGGTCGGCGATCGTCGGATAGGGATCACCACCACTCCTCGTCGCCTTCGCCTTCTAATCGCCGCGGTGTTTCATCTACTGCGGATGAAATTCTAGGTGATAGTGCTCCGCCGGAATGGGCGATGTTGCTTGTTGGATGTCTCCTTGGCCTTGCTACTGGCCTTTGTGTTGCCGGGTTTAATCGAGGG GTACATGTAATACACGAGTGGGCATGGGCTGGTACTCCTTATGACGGTGCTGCTTGGCTTCGTTTGCAAAGGCTAGCTGATACTTGGCATCGGATACTTTTAATACCAGTTTTGGGTGGAGTCATTGTTGGCATGTTGCATGGTCTGGTCGGAATATTGGACCAAATAACAGAGTCTAGCTCTACTCAGGGACAAGGATTTGATTTGATTGCTGGAATCTTCCCTACAGTGAAGGCCACTCAAGCTGCTATAACTCTGGGCACTGGTTGTTCCTTGGGTCCTGAAGGCCCTAGTGTAGATATAGGGAAGTCATGTGCCTATGGATGTTCAATGATGATGGAAAACAACCGGGAAAGAAGAATAGCTCTCATTGCAGCTGGTGCAGCTGCTGGAATTTCTTCAG GTTTCAATGCAGCAGTAGCTGGCTCTTTCTTTGCGATTGAAACAGTTTTAAGACCACTCCGTGCTGAAAACTCACCCCCTTTTACAACTGCGATGATCATATTGGCTTCTGTTATATCATCAACTGTATCAAATGCAGTACTTGGGGAAAAACAGGCTTTCACAGTGCCCACGTATGATATGAAATCTGCTGCCG AGCTTCCATTGTATCTGATACTGGGGATGCTGTGTGGAGTAGTAAGTGTTGTTTTCACTCGATTGGTGTCCTGGTTCACCAACGGGTTTCAGTTCCTCAAGGAAAAATTTGGACTTTCTGATGTTGTCTGCCCTGCTTTGGGGGGTTTAGGAGCTGGTGTAATAGCTCTGAGATATCCTGGAGTTCTCTATTGGGGTTTCACTAATGTTGATGAAATCCTACATACTGGGAAAACTGCATCTGCACCTGGAATTGGATGGCTAGCTCAATTAGTTGCTGCAAAAGTCATGGCCACTGCTTTGTGCAAAGGGTCTGGCCTTGTTGGTGGATTGTATGCACCAAGCTTAATGATAGGTGCTGCTGTAGGTGCTGTATTTGGAGGGTTAGCCGGGGAACTAATTAATTCAGCTATTCCAGGGAATGCTGCTATTGCCCAGCCACAGGCATATGCACTG GTGGGGATGGCTGCTACACTAGCTTCAGTTTGCTCAGTGCCTTTGACGTCAGTGCTTTTATTGTTTGAGTTGACAAAAGATTATAGAATTTTGCTTCCTCTCATG GGTGCTGTTGGGCTGGCAATATGGGTGCCTTCCGTTACCGACCAGCCAAATGAAACGGAGTCATCAGAAGCCAAGTTCGCATTGAAAGGTTACTCTATTCTTTCACCAGCTGCTGACAAAAATGAAGGGAATGGTTCGAGGCAATCTGGTGAGAGAAATAACTTGGAACTAATGGTGGTTGGGAGTCATAACAGtaatgaatcatttgatgaaGGTCTCATTTTAGAAGATCTAAAG GTTTCTCAGGCCATGTCAAATGATTATTTGAAGGTCTCTCCGAGCCAAACTGTGAAAGAAGCATTAGAATGCATGCATGACTGCCGACAGAGTTGCGTTCTTGTGGTTGATGGTGAAGGTTACTTGGAAGGAATTTTAACATATGGTGATGTGAAAAGGAGTTTGTTTAAGAACCATGGAGATTCTTCCAACAAAGATTTATCAGTCACAGAT GCAAATACTTGTCTTGTGTCCTCTATATGCACAAGAGGGATAAGCTATCGTGGCCAAGATTGTGGACTCCTAACTTGTTATCCTGATACGGATCTAGCAATTGCAAAGCAACTAATGGAGGCCAAAGGAATTAAACAATTGCCTGTGGTCAAGCGTGGTGGAGAATTCAGAAGAGAAAGAAAGCGCAGAGTTATTGCTCTTCTGCATTATGATTCAGTAGAGGAGACGATCAGGTTTTGCAGCTTCTCTAT GCGTGAAGTGAGTCACCGGAAGTCGGTCTACCAGcagaatcaagaagaaaaagataagcAGATCATAACGAATGGCCATTAA